The following proteins are encoded in a genomic region of Tenacibaculum sp. 190524A05c:
- a CDS encoding glucose-1-phosphate adenylyltransferase — MINKKVLAIILGGGQGTRLSPLTDNRSKPAVSIAGKYRLVDIPISNCIHCDIKRMFVLTQFNSASLNRHIKNTYTFSTFSQAFVDIMAAEQTPENKTWFQGTADAVRQSMHHVLNHEFEYALILSGDQLYQMDFDDMLEQHINKKAEISIATLPVNANDATGFGILKTDDESFISSFVEKPSSEQLNGWESEVDDEMKAEGRNYLASMGIYIFNRELLVELMSNPDTIDFGKEIIPQSIGKNKVLAYQYKGYWTDIGTIASFFEANIGLTEEIPQFDLFNTSKNVLTRPRILPPSKIYGTLLNKSMIADGCIINAKTIENSVIGIRSRIGKGCDIKSTYMIGANVYQEIDEIEKDKKSGTPYIGVGANCVIENAIIDKDARIGNNVTLKGGKHLKDATEEAYVIKDGIIVVRRRAVIPNGFTIE, encoded by the coding sequence ATGATTAACAAGAAAGTTTTAGCCATAATTTTAGGAGGAGGGCAAGGAACACGTCTTTCACCACTTACAGATAATAGATCAAAACCTGCAGTTTCTATAGCTGGGAAATATCGTTTAGTTGATATCCCAATTTCCAATTGTATTCATTGTGATATTAAAAGAATGTTCGTTTTAACACAGTTCAATTCAGCATCTTTAAATAGACATATAAAGAATACATATACTTTTAGTACGTTTAGTCAGGCCTTTGTTGATATTATGGCAGCTGAGCAAACTCCAGAGAATAAAACTTGGTTTCAAGGAACAGCTGATGCGGTTCGACAATCGATGCACCATGTTTTAAATCATGAGTTTGAGTATGCTTTAATTCTTTCAGGAGATCAATTGTATCAAATGGACTTTGATGATATGTTAGAACAACATATAAATAAAAAAGCTGAAATAAGTATTGCTACACTTCCAGTAAATGCAAATGATGCAACAGGTTTTGGTATTTTAAAAACAGACGATGAGAGTTTTATTTCTTCATTTGTAGAAAAACCATCATCGGAACAATTAAATGGGTGGGAATCTGAAGTTGATGATGAGATGAAAGCTGAAGGAAGAAACTATTTGGCTTCCATGGGTATTTATATTTTTAATCGCGAATTATTAGTGGAATTAATGTCTAATCCGGATACTATTGACTTTGGTAAAGAAATAATTCCTCAATCAATCGGAAAAAATAAAGTTCTAGCCTATCAATATAAAGGCTATTGGACAGATATTGGAACTATTGCTTCATTTTTCGAAGCAAATATTGGTTTAACAGAAGAAATTCCACAATTCGATTTATTTAATACTTCAAAGAATGTACTTACACGTCCAAGAATTTTACCTCCATCAAAAATTTATGGAACACTTTTAAATAAGTCTATGATTGCTGATGGTTGTATTATAAACGCGAAAACTATTGAAAATTCAGTTATTGGTATTCGTTCCAGAATTGGAAAAGGATGTGATATTAAAAGTACGTATATGATTGGTGCAAATGTGTATCAAGAAATAGATGAAATTGAAAAAGATAAAAAATCAGGAACTCCATATATAGGAGTAGGAGCAAATTGTGTTATTGAAAATGCAATTATAGATAAGGACGCTAGAATAGGAAATAATGTGACATTAAAAGGAGGAAAACATTTAAAAGATGCAACAGAAGAAGCTTATGTAATAAAAGATGGAATAATAGTAGTTAGAAGAAGAGCTGTTATACCAAATGGATTTACAATAGAATAA
- a CDS encoding glycogen/starch synthase yields MKILHTSFECYPIAKVGGLADVVGSLPKYQNDLGYESNVIMPYYDNAFFKRRKLRSEFTGVFKLKNELYNYSISTILIKSTRVTTYIVRVEGLLDRENVYGYDDESKQYIGFQLAVLNWLSISDKSFDVIHCHDHHTSLIPFMINYCDDYLKLKYTPTVITIHNAQYQGQFSHEEIKLIPSFNFDNVGLLDWYGSINPLAAGIKCASKVNTVSPSYMEELKERANGLEGLLRSESNKCIGILNGIDTDFWNTEKDSMLVKNYKVSNVVSGKKANKKEICEFYNLDVELPLFGFIGRLVGEKSADLLPQAIREALEENEEINVMILGSGHQEIEEQLIELKEELKGRFNAHIGYDENLSHLLYAGCDFLLMPSRVEPCGLNQMYSLRYGTIPIVRRTGGLKDTVVDIGDGGFGICHDQASVWDIKYSIGRAIELYKDVSSFRKIQKTIMKIDNSWTKSAQEYIKLYKSI; encoded by the coding sequence ATGAAAATTTTACATACCAGTTTCGAATGTTATCCTATTGCGAAAGTCGGTGGATTGGCCGATGTTGTTGGTTCATTACCTAAGTATCAAAATGATTTAGGTTACGAATCAAACGTTATTATGCCATATTATGATAATGCATTTTTTAAGAGAAGAAAATTAAGGAGTGAATTTACTGGTGTTTTTAAACTTAAAAATGAATTATATAATTATTCTATTTCTACTATACTTATTAAGTCAACAAGAGTAACTACATATATTGTTCGAGTAGAAGGTTTATTAGATAGAGAAAATGTTTATGGTTACGACGATGAATCAAAACAATATATAGGTTTTCAATTAGCTGTTTTAAATTGGTTAAGTATAAGTGACAAATCATTTGATGTAATACACTGTCATGATCATCATACTTCACTTATACCTTTTATGATTAATTATTGTGATGATTATCTTAAATTAAAATATACACCTACAGTAATTACAATTCATAATGCCCAATATCAAGGTCAGTTTTCACATGAAGAGATTAAATTAATTCCTTCCTTTAATTTCGATAATGTGGGATTATTAGATTGGTATGGTAGCATTAATCCTTTAGCAGCTGGGATCAAATGTGCTTCTAAGGTAAATACTGTTTCTCCCTCTTATATGGAAGAGCTGAAGGAACGTGCAAATGGTTTAGAAGGTTTATTAAGGAGTGAGTCAAATAAATGTATTGGAATTTTAAATGGAATTGATACAGATTTCTGGAATACGGAAAAAGATAGCATGCTAGTTAAGAATTATAAGGTTTCTAATGTGGTTTCAGGTAAAAAAGCCAATAAAAAGGAAATATGCGAATTTTATAACCTGGACGTAGAGTTACCATTATTTGGTTTTATTGGTCGATTAGTAGGGGAAAAGTCTGCGGACTTATTACCTCAAGCGATTAGAGAAGCCTTAGAAGAGAATGAAGAGATTAATGTTATGATCTTAGGTTCTGGTCATCAAGAGATAGAAGAACAACTGATTGAACTTAAAGAAGAATTAAAAGGTAGATTTAATGCTCATATTGGTTATGATGAAAACCTGTCTCATTTATTGTATGCTGGTTGTGATTTTCTATTAATGCCATCAAGAGTTGAACCTTGTGGCTTAAATCAAATGTATTCTCTTAGATATGGCACAATTCCTATAGTAAGGCGAACAGGAGGTTTAAAAGATACGGTGGTCGACATTGGAGATGGAGGATTTGGTATTTGTCATGATCAAGCTTCTGTTTGGGATATAAAATATTCCATAGGAAGAGCTATTGAATTATACAAGGATGTTAGTTCTTTCAGAAAAATCCAAAAAACAATAATGAAAATAGATAATTCTTGGACGAAATCTGCTCAAGAATATATTAAATTATACAAATCAATTTAA